The Mercurialis annua linkage group LG7, ddMerAnnu1.2, whole genome shotgun sequence genome includes the window AAAACCAAAAGGCTTAATTTGATTATGAAGGCTATTAGGCTACATATAAACCACCAAAGTATAAGGGATTGAAGTACATTTTCAATCAATAGTTTAGTGAGTCAATCCATCCAAACAAGTTTATCAGATTCTTTGACTTCTCTCATCAAACCAGCATTTGAAAGCATCCTCAAAACCACACTTAACAAGCAATTCAAAACCCCAATTCAGATTTAGCTCAATTCAAAACACACAAACAAATCCATTCCAAACaaccaaaacaaaacccaattcaaacacaaaaactcaCATAAACAAGTAatcaacaaaacacaaaaaaacatacaatttaactaatataaaaaataaaaccataCCCAACAACCAAGAACAAAGCTTTACTCCCCAAAATCAAATTGTGCACCAACTGAGAGCATGTGTGAGCAAAAGGGTATAAATAGAAGTGAAAAACTGAgagtttaattttgataatttgaagCGAAATTTCCAatgataaaaaagggaaacagaGAGACAAAATAAGAAGTAAAGAAGAGACAAGTATGGTAGTAAGGTGTCAATGTTGGGTGCTGACCAATTGGATTTTGAGAAGTGAGAACCCACCTCAGTTTGAGAGACTCGTGTCACCCTTGTCTTGCTCTGCATGCTAACCATAAAAAGTTCGAACTTTTCTTTCAGTTTTTTTTGGCATTTCTCTCTCTGCATCAGCTTTTTTATGGAAACTAACTTACTCACCACACTCACCACACTCTTCACTCAGCACCTTTTAAGAACCCGCCGTTTTTTTCTTGAGTGTTGTTGCTCTTCTCATTTTTTACTCACcgtgttttgttttttttatcgttttgaaCTTTgcttaatttgttgttttactTGGGATTATTTTATTTAGGTTTAGGGGTGTAAATAAATCTTCGAGCCGAAATTTTAAGTTGTGTTCGGCTCGTTGGGAGTGTTTATGTTCAATTTATgttcatttgaattttaaataaggCGTTCATATTCAGTTCGTTTGGAAATTTATAATGTTAATATTGTTCGGTTCAATCTCAGCTTTAAATGAATAAATTCGCAAATGAGCTTGTTCACCAGCTCGTTCGTTTTACGCCTAAACAAACGAACATGAAccaaaattatatatgtttgctgttgtttttagttaaaattgtatAGCTtggattaaaataatataattttaatacatAATAAGAATAAAGTATATATATCTAATTTAAATACAACTAGCTAGTTTGCGTAcgttttatctaatttttatacGAACTAGTTTGTAAACTCTTTATCGAACTTCTATATGAGCCCGTTTCACAAGTTTTTAGTCGAAAAATCGCTCATGAAGAATCATAAACAAGTTGTTTGTGAATATAAACGAGCCAAACATCACTATTTTCATGTTCAACGCATTTAAACAaatgaacataaaatcaagttcgaaCTCGATTCATTAACAATGTGAACAAACACGAACCGAACTCTTATCAAGAACATTTTAGTTTGCTTATAGCCCTATTTAGACTTAATTCCTTTAAGAATCACGGATTTTAActtgttttacaattttagaataaaatttaaattttggtaATATTAAACACCGGCTTTTGACTTTTTgtagtattttaattaaaataatacttttaactatttttttaataattatttaactttttatacttaaatataatttacaatcatagaaataattattcatcaaacataaatataatttttctgattcataaaaaatataattattattatctgACGAGTTATAATACGAATTACGTGTGAAAAATGTAAAGCCATAGTTAAAAGAAGAGTTAATTAGACAAAATACTACAACTTATAAACTTAATTAGATAATTACGTCCAtatcttttgtttttgaaaaatacaatttgttcttttcttttttgatttctATACTTTTGATTTTACACAAATATCAAATACTCCTTTAATCCTTTTATAAcctaatttcttcaaatcaaACTTAAAGCCATAACAGCAAAGAGTAAATAAGAGGGGAAGCAGAGGAAGCAACTGTTGACGCTGTTCGCCGGTGGACTTGAAGCCGCCGTCGTTCATGGGGCTCATGACGCTGATTATTTCATGTTCGATTCTTCATCTTCTAACCGGACTGACTGTAACTGCTATTGGATTAAGGTCATTGCCGTTGCCGAAGAAATCACCGATCGTCGCTGTTAGTTAAGAAGACGCATAGCCTCCACTGTCGACGATGAAGATCCATGAACCTCCGCTGccatagaaaaaaataaattgctaaTCAAAGGATAAAAgttgattttcaaatttttggttttaatctcttttcatttttttttctaaacttGTTGATATGTATAAGTTTAGATGGTGATTTgcttaaatatcaaattatatgttttatggTTGCTGGGTTCGATTTTCTGGTGTTGCACAGATTTGCAttctaggtgtttgaagaaatgcttatgagaattgtaatattttttgggtgttgggtaaCCAGTGGTTAATATTGGATAAACCGTTAGAtaacctgtaatttttatttgcgatatatcattaatgaaatcgttagtaaacaccgttgctgaattttatgtttctggttcgatttttttgtgttAAACAGCATGTTGCACTGTAGGTGTTTGAAAAAATGCTTGTGAGAATTAAGTGATATATTTGGGTGTTGGGTAATCAATGGTTAACATTAGGTAAACCGTTGGATAACttataataaatgttattttgaatatattattaataaaatcgttagttaactgttgttgattttttttttgttgctatttaaccaatggtgtactaaaGGTACACCAACGACCTTTGTTTTTAATACATTGTTGCTTAACAAATGATTAACTAatggttaatcaataattttaaattttaaaaaaagacgatttaggttttatttgcTGATTGCTCCTGCGGTGATAAAGGCGGAGGGGTTTATAATAcaattttcaactagtttaataaaaatagaggtttgaatttgtaatagttttgtttgttggttaaccagcagtgttagtataccgctggataaccaaaatcgtatttctgagattaaaaaagatatttatgagattaataaaagtcatttttgcaaaaaaaaagtacagattgtatttctcaaaaaaaaactttgtggtagtattcttgagaatattttatctttttttggtatttatctaaaaaaaccCTTAAAAGAATTCAAAAGGCTTTCCAAAAAATTGGACTAAACTTTAGTCTTTGGGCCTTAGCTTTCCTCATTTTGAGCCTCGTAAATTGGCCCAATAACACTCTCAACTCCCAACCCTATATCCCCCATTTTCTCTccaaacaattttttaattagggTTTAAGGTTCAACACTCATCAATCTCTCAGAAATCACACTATCAGCAGCGAATCAATGGGGTCTAGGGTTTCACTAAAGAGCAAAGGAAAAGGCAGCAGCAGCGGAAAAGGATCAAAATCCATAGAAGAGAAATCAACAGTGCAGTGTTTGAAAGAATGGAGCACTTGGGGTTTGAAGAAAGCCAAAGTTATTACTCATTACGGATTTATTCCTCTCGTTATCATCATCGGCATGACTTCCGATCCTCAGCCTCAGCTTTATCAGCTCTTAACCCCGGTTTGATTTTGTAAAACCGAATTTAATGATCACCCAGATCGTGGTTTGGGTTGTTTGTTTTTGGGTCGATGCTTATTTGTCGAATCTTCAAGGGTTGGTATTATGAGGTTTTATGGTATTATGTAAGTTTTAATTAGTTAGAGTAATATTTGATAAAGTTTGAATCTTTTTTATGGGTTTTGAATGTTTTGTGTAATAATTGCCTGTCTTATTGATTAgggttttggtttgatttctgTTACTCTGTTTTAGTGTTTAAAATATGTTGCATGTGAGTATCTTTTCTTGAACTTGAATAATCTGATGAACTGTGATCGTTGATTTGCAAATTTGCAATTTGGGAATCAATTTCTTGTTTTCTTTTGGATGTGTAGATTATTGCCTATCACTGTTTTCATTGATTATTTATTGAATGCGTGAACTGTTTTTTATATCTATGAATTGTTTTAGCTTCTGAATCCTTTTTTCAGCTGACTTTAGTTATGTTTATGATCAAAAGCAAATAAC containing:
- the LOC126654683 gene encoding mitochondrial import receptor subunit TOM7-1-like, with product MGSRVSLKSKGKGSSSGKGSKSIEEKSTVQCLKEWSTWGLKKAKVITHYGFIPLVIIIGMTSDPQPQLYQLLTPV